From Proteiniborus sp. MB09-C3, the proteins below share one genomic window:
- a CDS encoding GNAT family N-acetyltransferase encodes MTYSIEEIKDSIAYCGLVCKLCSAGKTGQCKGCREKCDGCSIKECAKTRSINGCWECSEFPCEKRIFKNKRNRVFLQCAKDEGLHSLATYLKRNYEQGIQYHKADGTQGDYDILDSEEQILHLLRKKENPYQKCPVYETKQFIFRMVDEKDAEDLLECYSDPMSIRLFNSDNCTSKFNYKSLDEMKNCIKFWLDHYSKQYYIRFSIVDKLNCKAIGTIEFFAKQVTTSEFSKIGVLRLDLASKYEKEGFIMEIIDTISDDFYDDFEVEHIITKAIPEAKQRIAALKNQGFTELENKTIVPFDSYFIRTK; translated from the coding sequence ATGACATATTCGATAGAAGAAATAAAAGATAGCATTGCTTATTGTGGGCTTGTGTGTAAACTTTGTAGTGCTGGTAAAACAGGTCAATGTAAGGGATGTAGAGAAAAATGTGATGGATGCTCAATTAAGGAATGTGCAAAAACTAGAAGTATAAATGGGTGCTGGGAATGTAGTGAGTTTCCTTGCGAAAAGAGGATCTTCAAAAATAAACGAAACAGGGTATTTCTTCAATGTGCTAAAGATGAAGGACTGCATAGCTTAGCTACGTATTTAAAGAGAAATTATGAGCAAGGTATCCAATATCATAAAGCAGATGGTACACAGGGAGATTATGATATTTTAGATAGTGAAGAGCAAATATTGCATTTACTAAGAAAAAAAGAAAATCCATATCAAAAATGCCCGGTCTATGAGACTAAACAGTTTATTTTTAGAATGGTTGATGAAAAAGATGCGGAAGATTTACTTGAATGCTATTCAGATCCTATGTCTATTAGATTGTTTAATAGTGATAATTGTACTAGTAAGTTTAATTACAAATCCTTGGATGAAATGAAAAACTGCATTAAATTTTGGCTTGACCATTATAGTAAGCAATACTATATTCGCTTTAGTATTGTAGATAAACTAAATTGCAAAGCAATTGGTACTATTGAATTCTTTGCAAAACAGGTAACTACCAGTGAATTTTCCAAGATAGGTGTGTTAAGGCTTGATCTTGCTTCAAAGTACGAAAAAGAGGGATTTATTATGGAAATAATAGATACAATATCTGATGATTTTTATGATGACTTTGAAGTTGAACATATTATAACGAAAGCCATTCCTGAGGCAAAGCAAAGAATTGCTGCTTTGAAAAATCAGGGGTTTACAGAATTAGAAAACAAAACCATAGTACCTTTTGATTCCTACTTCATTAGAAC
- a CDS encoding GNAT family N-acetyltransferase, producing the protein MEVRVVLANEENANIIKNIYPLYLHDLSEVYGNVPNEYGIYEDESIKTLAEQYDVQNIWFQKPNLLFPFIIMVDGKPAGFDLVSTGEYAPKGMDYYVYEFFLLRPYRGKDIASIAAKQIFDKFLGKWGLYVAPSGTNLRAEKFWRKTINDYAKGKFEEKNGQTFDGYKLIFTFDNTQI; encoded by the coding sequence ATGGAAGTCCGGGTAGTTTTAGCAAATGAAGAAAATGCAAATATAATAAAAAATATTTATCCTTTGTACTTACATGACTTATCGGAGGTCTATGGAAACGTACCTAATGAATATGGAATTTATGAGGATGAGTCTATAAAAACATTAGCTGAACAATATGATGTTCAGAATATTTGGTTTCAGAAGCCTAACCTGCTATTCCCATTTATTATAATGGTGGATGGAAAGCCTGCAGGGTTTGATTTAGTGTCAACAGGTGAATATGCACCTAAAGGAATGGATTATTATGTTTACGAGTTCTTTTTATTGAGACCATATAGGGGAAAGGATATTGCATCTATTGCAGCAAAGCAGATATTTGATAAGTTTTTAGGCAAATGGGGATTATATGTGGCACCATCAGGGACAAACCTAAGAGCAGAAAAGTTTTGGAGAAAAACAATTAATGATTATGCTAAAGGTAAATTTGAAGAAAAGAATGGACAAACATTTGATGGTTATAAACTAATATTTACATTTGATAATACACAAATTTAA
- a CDS encoding class I SAM-dependent methyltransferase, protein MFSFYSKLSTEVYNIDKPIGHSFGDVEFYKERLGNIKGRILEPAVGTGRILIPLLEEGFIVDGIDSSPEMLDLCKSHCEQRGLKAELYQENMQAFSLPHRYEAIIIPTGSFLLLENSRDAINGLKCFYEHLSIGGRLIVDIFMQSNFNTGPISTRTWSTPHGDLITLNESLVEVNFIDQYTVSHLRYEKWRNNQLIQTELERFPLKWYGIEEFRLILEKVGFVDITISSDYKFGIHPTDKDQVITFEAYRK, encoded by the coding sequence ATGTTTAGTTTTTATAGTAAGCTTTCTACAGAAGTATACAATATAGACAAGCCTATCGGACATTCCTTTGGAGATGTGGAATTTTACAAGGAAAGACTTGGTAATATTAAAGGAAGAATTCTTGAGCCAGCAGTAGGGACAGGTCGTATCTTAATTCCTCTACTAGAGGAGGGCTTTATTGTAGATGGTATAGATTCCTCTCCTGAGATGCTAGATTTATGTAAATCTCATTGTGAACAAAGAGGTCTTAAGGCTGAGCTTTATCAAGAAAACATGCAAGCTTTTTCCCTACCACATAGGTATGAGGCAATTATTATTCCTACAGGCTCTTTTCTATTACTTGAAAATTCAAGAGATGCTATTAATGGATTAAAATGTTTCTATGAGCATCTTTCCATAGGTGGCCGTCTTATTGTAGATATATTTATGCAATCAAATTTCAATACTGGACCTATTTCAACAAGAACTTGGAGCACTCCTCATGGAGATTTAATCACATTAAACGAGTCTCTTGTAGAAGTCAATTTTATTGATCAATATACGGTTTCTCATTTGCGATATGAAAAATGGCGTAACAATCAGCTAATACAAACTGAGTTAGAGCGTTTTCCACTGAAATGGTACGGAATAGAGGAATTTAGATTGATTCTAGAGAAAGTTGGATTTGTTGATATTACTATTTCCTCTGATTATAAATTCGGCATACATCCTACGGATAAAGATCAAGTAATTACTTTTGAAGCATATCGTAAATAA
- a CDS encoding WYL domain-containing protein gives MLGYCRDKKDYRLFKVVRMRNLKKLEKPFSIKHEGIDNLLIQHEKQDNQKYIHVKMLCKKEVHASIEEYFPNAKIIAYEDGDFILQFHALMNEIVWKGLLFTYGNKIRIIEPEELKTEFMLKAKEIVDIYD, from the coding sequence ATGCTTGGATATTGTCGTGACAAGAAGGACTATAGGCTTTTTAAGGTAGTAAGAATGAGAAATTTGAAAAAGCTAGAGAAGCCTTTTTCGATAAAGCACGAAGGTATCGACAATTTATTAATTCAGCATGAGAAACAAGATAATCAAAAATATATACATGTAAAGATGTTGTGTAAGAAAGAAGTACATGCTTCCATTGAGGAGTATTTTCCTAATGCCAAAATAATTGCATATGAAGATGGCGATTTCATATTACAATTTCATGCGCTGATGAATGAAATTGTTTGGAAAGGTTTGCTTTTTACATATGGCAATAAAATTAGAATAATTGAGCCAGAAGAATTAAAAACAGAGTTTATGTTAAAGGCAAAAGAAATTGTTGATATTTATGATTAA